In the genome of Lactuca sativa cultivar Salinas chromosome 3, Lsat_Salinas_v11, whole genome shotgun sequence, the window attaacaaaaaatATGACTACGCACAGGTATAACGGGGTGATAGGGAGCTGGCAGCTGGCATTTAACTGGGAAGCGGAAGCAGGGGAAGCAGGGGTTGATTTTGAGGTGAGGGATGTGAGGTCAAGGGTGCTCAGTGACGTGGCTTGGGTGACAATGAAAGCTTATGTAGGAATGGAGCAGAGGCCTCTGAATGTGACGAATGTGTTTGAGCTTCATAATGGCCAGTGGTACATGGTTCATCATCATACCTCTCTCATGCTTGCTAATGCTGCTGCAGATCAACCGCAACCTATGATGCTCATGCTGCCCCCCTGACAAGTGACAACACAAGCAACCAAGAGTTTCTTTCTTTTTATATGAGTTTAGGGAAAAATGGTACAGAGTTGTTTTAATTAGgattcaaggatatatatatgtttgttttaCTTTGGATTCGATCTGATAATCGTATATGGaacttttttctttcttttcttttcgatGGGTAAATGCATTTTAATGATTCAGCTTAATCACCTTACAGATCCTTTGTTAATGACTAATGAATAATacacatcattttttttttatattattattatttttaaaaggaAGACAAAAAATAACCTAGGCCAAATAATATTATCTgcttttgaaagaaaataaaaattaagcCGCTTCTTCTCAACCTCACAATAAGATTCAAGATACGGTTCCCTTCGACTTGGCCTCAACTCCCAATTTTCACGGCGGAGAGAGAGCGAGAGACCGAAAATGGCTGCTACAACCCTCTTCTCCGCTCCGATAACTCCCCATCAATACCCAATTTCTGTTTCCTCTTTTGGTTCTAAAAGTTCGCGGGCCCAATCTCCATTTATCCTCCTCCGAGGCCGAGCTTCCTCCTCAACTTCCAGTTCCACTGTCGataaacaagaagaagaagaaagtagCTCATCTGACACCCTTACTAACCAATCAGGGTATTTCTCATATATAATTTCATATGAATTTAATGTCTAAGAAATTTAATTTTGAATTACGTTGTAGAGGTTGTAAGGCATGTGGGAAAGCAGAGATAGGGTGGGGATGCAATGGTGAAGGAAGGATTCAAGGTGGAATTGCAACCGTACCAGGATTTGGTTGGTGGCCTATCAAGGCTTACAGGCCTTGCCCTGATTTTGTGGCCACCGGCGGTCGCTACCGCCGCCAAGGCCAGAGCATGGATGAAGTTGCTGGCTTTGGGAGTGTCCCAAGAATTtcagccgccaccaccacctcctcctccgcagcc includes:
- the LOC128132576 gene encoding uncharacterized protein LOC128132576; its protein translation is MAATTLFSAPITPHQYPISVSSFGSKSSRAQSPFILLRGRASSSTSSSTVDKQEEEESSSSDTLTNQSGGCKACGKAEIGWGCNGEGRIQGGIATVPGFGWWPIKAYRPCPDFVATGGRYRRQGQSMDEVAGFGSVPRISAATTTSSSAATEETQSSDKKQGPRKFKR